The Arachis hypogaea cultivar Tifrunner chromosome 16, arahy.Tifrunner.gnm2.J5K5, whole genome shotgun sequence genome contains a region encoding:
- the LOC112754425 gene encoding mRNA cap guanine-N(7) methyltransferase 1 isoform X1 translates to MPDANVIIKKLREAEGLAFGNSVYWVRFDEVFSDKKFKSSSPFGIKYTFHLEDAVDCPEWIVPFHVFKSLAEEYDFELIFAKNSHEFVHEYLKKPEFVELMQRLGALGDGNQDKSTLSADEWEAAYLYMSFVLRKRDQPERTQVSGQRKRGLMHISEQDIMYISSH, encoded by the exons ATGCCGGATGCCAATGTGATAATCAAAAAGCTTAGAGAAG CTGAAGGTCTGGCTTTTGGTAATAGTGTATATTGGGTGCGTTTTGATGAAGTATTTTCTGACAAG AAATTCAAATCTTCCAGCCCCTTTGGAATAAAATATACCTTCCATTTAGAG GATGCTGTTGATTGTCCTGAATGGATTGTCCCCTTTCATGTATTCAAGTCATTAGCTGAAGAG TATGATTTTGAGCTCATTTTTGCAAAGAACTCTCATGAATTTGTGCATGAGTATCTGAAAAAACCTGAATTTGTGGAGCTCATGCAAAGACTTGGTGCATTGGGTGATGGCAACCAAGACAAGA GTACACTATCAGCCGATGAATGGGAAGCTGCTTATTTATACATGTCGTTTGTGTTGAGAAAG CGAGACCAACCAGAAAGAACCCAAGTTAGTGGCCAAAGAAAGCGGGGACTGATGCATATCTCAGAGCAAGACATAATGTACATTAGCAGTCATTAG
- the LOC112754425 gene encoding mRNA cap guanine-N(7) methyltransferase 1 isoform X3, with product MPDANVIIKKLREAEGLAFGNSVYWVRFDEVFSDKKFKSSSPFGIKYTFHLEDAVDCPEWIVPFHVFKSLAEEYDFELIFAKNSHEFVHEYLKKPEFVELMQRLGALGDGNQDKKNMFCFHVRYTISR from the exons ATGCCGGATGCCAATGTGATAATCAAAAAGCTTAGAGAAG CTGAAGGTCTGGCTTTTGGTAATAGTGTATATTGGGTGCGTTTTGATGAAGTATTTTCTGACAAG AAATTCAAATCTTCCAGCCCCTTTGGAATAAAATATACCTTCCATTTAGAG GATGCTGTTGATTGTCCTGAATGGATTGTCCCCTTTCATGTATTCAAGTCATTAGCTGAAGAG TATGATTTTGAGCTCATTTTTGCAAAGAACTCTCATGAATTTGTGCATGAGTATCTGAAAAAACCTGAATTTGTGGAGCTCATGCAAAGACTTGGTGCATTGGGTGATGGCAACCAAGACAAGA AGAATATGTTTTGTTTCCATGTCAGGTACACTATCAGCCGATGA
- the LOC112754425 gene encoding mRNA cap guanine-N(7) methyltransferase 1 isoform X2: MPDANVIIKKLREAEGLAFGNSVYWVRFDEVFSDKKFKSSSPFGIKYTFHLESLAEEYDFELIFAKNSHEFVHEYLKKPEFVELMQRLGALGDGNQDKSTLSADEWEAAYLYMSFVLRKRDQPERTQVSGQRKRGLMHISEQDIMYISSH, encoded by the exons ATGCCGGATGCCAATGTGATAATCAAAAAGCTTAGAGAAG CTGAAGGTCTGGCTTTTGGTAATAGTGTATATTGGGTGCGTTTTGATGAAGTATTTTCTGACAAG AAATTCAAATCTTCCAGCCCCTTTGGAATAAAATATACCTTCCATTTAGAG TCATTAGCTGAAGAG TATGATTTTGAGCTCATTTTTGCAAAGAACTCTCATGAATTTGTGCATGAGTATCTGAAAAAACCTGAATTTGTGGAGCTCATGCAAAGACTTGGTGCATTGGGTGATGGCAACCAAGACAAGA GTACACTATCAGCCGATGAATGGGAAGCTGCTTATTTATACATGTCGTTTGTGTTGAGAAAG CGAGACCAACCAGAAAGAACCCAAGTTAGTGGCCAAAGAAAGCGGGGACTGATGCATATCTCAGAGCAAGACATAATGTACATTAGCAGTCATTAG
- the LOC112754278 gene encoding O-fucosyltransferase 16-like, translated as MALQRRRHNNYQRIRIRLLIPLISGVAAALLVLFSLLSILAPSPNDTDHLRHFYTSSLNAPPDDAITTPVFRVPRGGGKMDRHVWSSRNSEHFHGCSDAGNKFPKAQVITQPNRYLMIATSGGLNQQRTGITDGVVAARILNATLVIPKLDQKSFWKDSSNFSEIFDVDWFISYLSKDVKIIKQLPRRGGKTLSSYNMRVPRKCNERCYVNRILPVLLKKHAVQLSKFDYRLANRLDTEYQKLRCRVNYHALRFTNPIFSMGEKLVHRMRMRSKHYIALHLRFEPDMLAFSGCDYGGGEKEQKELGTIRRRWKTLHRSNPDRQRRQGKCPLTPEEVGLMLRALGYGSDVHIYVASGEVYGGEETLAPLKALFPNFHSKDTIATKEELEPFSPFSSRMAALDFIVCDESDVFVTNNNGNMAKILAGRRRYFGHKPTIRPNAKKLYRLFLNRNNLTWEVFASSVRTFQKGFMGEPKEVRPGRGGFHENPSTCICEDSVTKVEKISGPRKYGKDNTNRKNVTNNDQDVDDESEWPDMDDDEDQGDEKGMFNETISDYEALNSEDPELEEILSD; from the exons ATGGCGCTTCAGCGGCGGCGCCACAACAATTACCAACGCATTCGCATCCGCCTCTTGATTCCTCTGATTTCAGGCGTCGCCGCTGCTCTTCtggttctcttctctctcctttccaTTCTGGCTCCTTCCCCCAACGACACCGATCATCTGCGCCACTTCTACACCTCCTCG CTTAACGCTCCGCCGGATGATGCAATTACAACTCCCGTTTTCCGCGTTCCG AGAGGTGGAGGAAAGATGGATCGCCATGTCTGGAGTTCTAGAAACTCCGAACACTTCCACGGCTGCAGCGATGCGGGCAACAAGTTTCCAA AGGCTCAAGTTATTACACAACCTAACAGATATTTGATGATTGCAACAAGTGGAGGCTTGAATCAACAGAGAACTGGG ATTACAGATGGTGTTGTTGCTGCGCGTATCTTGAATGCTACACTTGTTATTCCCAAATTGGATCAAAAATCGTTCTGGAAAGACTCTAG TAACTTCTCAGAAATTTTTGATGTTGATTGGTTTATCTCATACTTGTCAAAGGATGTAAAAATCATCAAGCAACTCCCAAGAAGAGGTGGGAAAACATTATCTTCGTACAACATGCGTGTTCCAAGGAAGTGTAATGAAAGATGTTACGTAAATCGTATATTACCTGTACTCCTGAAAAAGCAT GCTGTTCAACTCAGCAAGTTTGACTACAGGCTTGCAAACAGGTTGGATACAGAATATCAGAAACTGAGATGTAGAGTTAATTACCATGCTTTAAGGTTTACCAATCCAATATTTTCAATGGGTGAAAAATTGGTTCATCGAATGAGGATGAGAAGCAAGCACTATATTGCATTGCACCTAAG GTTTGAACCTGATATGCTTGCATTTTCTGGATGTGATTATGGTGGTGGAGAGAAGGAGCAAAAGGAACTGGGCACTATAAGGAGGAGATGGAAAACACTGCAT AGAAGCAATCCTGATAGGCAAAGGAGACAGGGGAAATGCCCGTTAACCCCAGAAGAAGTTGGACTCATGCTAAGAGCATTGGGGTATGGCTCTGATGTTCATATATATGTTGCATCAGGGGAAGTATATGGAGGGGAGGAAACATTGGCACCTCTCAAAGCATTGTTTCCCAATTTCCACTCAAAGGACACCATTGCTACGAAAGAAGAATTAGAGCCATTTTCTCCATTTTCTTCTCGCATGGCTGCACTTGACTTCATTGTTTGTGATGAAAGTgatgtatttgtgacaaacaacaATGGTAATATGGCTAAAATATTAGCTGGAAGAAG GAGATACTTTGGGCACAAGCCTACCATTCGTCCAAATGCAAAAAAGCTCTACCGTTTGTTCTTGAACAGAAACAATTTGACTTGGGAAGTTTTTGCTTCTAGTGTCCGTACTTTCCAGAAAGGCTTCATGGGGGAGCCAAAGGAAGTTAGACCAGGTAGAGGTGGGTTTCATGAGAATCCATCTACCTGCATATGCGAGGATTCTGTAACCAAAGTGGAGAAAATATCTGGACCTAGAAAATATGGGAAGGATAACACGAATAGGAAAAATGTAACAAATAATGATCAGGATGTGGATGATGAGTCTGAATGGCCTGACATGGATGATGATGAAGATCAGGGTGATGAGAAGGGGATGTTCAATGAAACAATTTCGGACTATGAAGCTCTGAACTCTGAGGATCCTGAGTTGGAAGAAATTCTGTCAGATTAG